A window of the Brassica napus cultivar Da-Ae chromosome C5, Da-Ae, whole genome shotgun sequence genome harbors these coding sequences:
- the LOC106412950 gene encoding sugar transporter ESL1-like, translating to MTMSENQRNLEAGLLLNKNRNDINECRITVAVLFSTFVAVCGSFCFGCAAGYSSMAQTGIINDLGLSVAQYSMFGSSMTFGGMFGAIFSGKVADLIGRKGTMWFGQVFCIAGWLAIAFAQNTIWLDAGRFSTGFAVGLFSYVIPVYIAEITPKHVRGAFVFANQLMQSCGCSLFYVIGNFIHWRNLALIGLIPCILQVVTLFIIPESPRLLGKWGREKECRASLQLLRGDDADVSEEANTIKETMALFDQGPKSRVMDLFQRRYAPSLVIGVGLMLLQQLSGSSGIMFYVGSVFDKGGFPKSIGSMILAVIMIPKSILGVILVEKMGRRPLLLVSTTGMCLFSLFLAFSFSFRSYGMLDELTPIFTCIGVVGFLSSFAIGMGGLPWIIMSEIFPMNVKVSAGTLVTLANWSFSWIVAFAYNFMIEWNASGTFLIFFSICAAGIAFIYAMVPETKGRTLEDIQASLTDFVH from the exons ATGACTATGTCCGAGAACCAAAGAAATCTTGAAGCTGGGTTGTTACTGAACAAGAACCGAAACGACATCAACGAGTGTCGTATCACTGTGGCTGTACTCTTCAGTACTTTCGTTGCTGTTTGTGGCTCTTTCTGCTTTGGTTGTGCG GCGGGTTATTCATCAATGGCTCAAACTGGGATCATAAATGATTTAGGCCTCTCTGTTGCACAA TACTCGATGTTTGGGTCTAGCATGACTTTCGGAGGGATGTTTGGTGCCATATTCAGTGGGAAAGTGGCAGATCTCATCGGTAGAAAAGGG acAATGTGGTTTGGTCAAGTTTTCTGCATCGCCGGTTGGCTTGCAATAGCATTTGCACAGAACACGATTTGGCTAGACGCTGGAAGATTTTCCACAGGATTTGCAGTTGGCTTATTCAGCTACGTG ATACCAGTTTATATCGCAGAAATAACACCAAAACATGTTCGAGGAGCATTTGTATTTGCTAATCAg CTGATGCAAAGTTGTGGGTGTTCATTATTCTATGTCATTGGAAACTTTATTCATTGGCGTAATTTAGCCTTAATCG GTCTGATTCCATGTATTTTGCAAGTTGTGACTTTGTTCATCATTCCAGAGTCCCCTAGATTACTG GGAAAATGGGGACGTGAAAAAGAATGTAGAGCTTCATTGCAGCTTCTCCGTGGAGATGATGCTGATGTCTCTGAAGAAGCCAACACTATCAAA GAAACCATGGCGTTGTTTGATCAAGGACCAAAATCTAGGGTTATGGATTTGTTCCAGAGGAGATATGCTCCATCACTTGTT ATTGGTGTGGGGCTAATGCTTCTGCAACAGCTCTCTGGAAGCTCAGGGATTATGTTCTATGTCGGTAGCGTATTTGATAAAGGAG GATTTCCAAAAAGCATCGGCTCAATGATTCTTGCAGTGATCATG ATACCAAAATCTATACTGGGTGtgattttggtcgagaaaatgGGACGAAGGCCGCTTCTACTG GTATCTACTACTGGAATGTGCCTTTTCAGCTTGTTCCTTGCATTTTCCTTCAGCTTTCGG TCATATGGCATGCTAGATGAGCTCACTCCAATCTTCACATGTATCGGTGTTGTG GGTTTTCTCTCTTCATTTGCCATAGGCATGGGAGGCTTGCCATGGATCATCATGTCTGAG ATTTTCCCAATGAATGTTAAAGTTTCAGCTGGTACTCTTGTTACCCTAGCCAACTGGTCCTTTAGTTGGATTGTAGCTTTCGCCTACAACTTCATGATAGAGTGGAACGCATCAG GAACGTTCTTGATCTTCTTTAGTATATGTGCTGCGGGTATAGCTTTTATTTATGCGATGGTACCCGAAACAAAAGGAAGAACACTTGAAGATATACAAGCTTCTCTTACAGATTTTGTACACTGA